TCAGAAAGATGAGGCTCAGATTGTCCTGAAAAATGGCTCAATTCGTCGCATGGGGTTCGGGATAGTGAGGGCCGATCTCCTTGAAATAATAAGTTATAATAGTGAATGACCTAGAGACTAGTTAGGAGTAAGAATTGACTCAGAATCTCCGAAGAAGGTACCGAAGTTGGGGGTTTTCCTTAGCTCGACACCCGATGACCGGATGGCCCAGTACGTGTGCATCCCCCAAGGATCCCCTCTTTACCTTTATTTATGGAGAGTTAAAGTTAAACGTGGAAGGACAGAAGGTCATTCCGACCATGTCCCACCGCACAGAACCGCATGGGGCATCTTTAAATGGCCCCGACGGCAGATATTCCTTCAGCCAGTATGCAGTTGACCGCATAGGGGACAGTGATGCAACATGGACTCAATTGGTGCGCAGCTGATAAGTGGAGTAGCACAGCTAGACAGCATGGTCTGATAGGTTTGTACAAAGAAGAGTAATTAGGGTGTCCTCCAGCTTGGACCTCAGGTGGAGAATGGTTATCCGATGCCTGATCCTCTTTCGAAGTAAGTAGCTAGAGATCGGCCAGAAAAAGAATCAGCCGAATCATCGAAGTCTGTTCAAGCCCATTAGCCACTGGGACCAGCCGTCAGATTAGGATCCAAAAGCCGAGATCGGCTTGATCTCAAAGGAGAGTTCGGACCATGGCATGGGTGTCGGATGACCTGTGATCCTTGAATGATTAATCTGCCGTAAGGATCGGATTAGCTGAGGTGATGTAGATTCCACGGGGATCGGTCCTGCCTTGACACCGACAAGAACATGCTTTGATCCAGGTATATTACCCTTCCTCAACATCCCCCATTTTATTCCTTTTAAGAAATATTATTAGATACCCAAACATCCTTGAAGACATCTGTCACCAagcaaattcatataatatttttatatctccCAATTTTATCCACTTGAACAATATTATTCAAAACCTAAACATGTTTGATGACATTGACAAATTACACTGCTAACTAAGAGAGCAAATCAACTTGTTCAACTCAACatctgaagccatgaaatttttgATCATCATGTTGAGTAATCAAACTTTGATAAATTTCAAAAGGAGCTACCCCATTCCAACACATACACATTAATGTACAATAGGAGAAAGTGTTCCATATGTACAGATCTTAGGTGGGTGGCACATAAGCCGCATGCCATACATTCAGCATCAAACGATCATGAACTATTGTCCTCCATGAAATTTTATTCACACCTCATCCTCACAGGGGTCTCTTGCTTCCACTTCCCCAAGTCCATTGGCCCCAGGTGATTCACCATAGAAAAGCCATACAGCCATTACATCGGTATTCATCTATTTTCAACAGCTGATTTCTCCAATAGGATGCTTCCTCTATAATTCGTAGTTTCAAGATTGAATTTTGCCGGATCGCAGGAAGTCTCTCGATCAAAACAAGATGATTTGGGCTCTGCACACGTGGCTTCTGTTATGTTTTTGGCAGTTTCAGGAGCACCAAAATCAAGCTGCAGGTTCCCCTTGAGATCAATTGATGCAATTCTTGCATCTCGGAAGGGAGATACGCATTTCTCCTTTGCAAACTGAATGCATGCTTCTTTAGATGCAGCAAGACAGGAAGCCATCTCACGCTCTTCACATTTCTCTCGCTCTGCAAAATCTGCAGCCGAGACTCCAAATAGAGTCTTCCACCAGGGGGGTTTGCACTTGTTTGATGCACTGATGGAGCATCCAACACGAGCTCCAGCCTGTGAAATAGAATCCCATCACTGGTTCACAGTCTCTCATAAGAATGCAAGCAAGATTTGCAAGATGTAGATTTATATGTTACATATAAGTTCTAAGTTTTCAATCTCACACTAGCAAGATGGCTACAAAAGATGTAGTAGCTAACAAACAACAAGGCAGGCATTCATCATGATGCATCTATTTGATATGTGAGTCTGATATCATGTGCGTGGCTGGTTTGCCATTATTGCCTTAGTTCTGCACAATCCCTCTTTGAAGAAATACAACTCatgcaaatatattgaaaataaagCCAAAAGACATACAACAAGACctgtctcttttatatctatttgcatttctttttctcttgttaCTACAGATGCAATTTCATCAACAATCTCTCAGCAAACCTTCACAACATTTTGGGCATGTCCACGTAGCACAAGCTATAATAAGTGCAAACTCTGAAGAAAAACACATAATTATTTCATCCAGAACAAAACTCTGAGCCCTATACATTATTGATTCGACCAGCATTGAATTGTGGAGCACTGTCAAACCTGGCTACAAAGCTCAGCAGCCGAGGGCTGGTTTGTGCTCTTTAATTTGCGCAGCTGTTTTTACTTACTGCCTGGCAACTCTACAGCCAGCCAGCTCGGCCAGCTGCCGAAACAAAATTTCGAATAACAACAAAAACAAAGCATCCTACAATATATTAAGCTTTATCTCGATATATGGAGAGTCTCTCTCCCATGCCTTCCGGTGAAATTTATCACCACACTGAAGAAGCTCAGTCCCATAGTTTTGTATGTGTGCTTGGTCCACAAAACCAGACTCTGTCCTGTACTTTCAAGAAATTCTACGGGCCTCTCAACCTCATATCCGACATCAACTCGCATCATAATCTGAAGTGTTACCATCCAAAGTAGATCTTTCTAATTGCTCTCCATCGTAAAGTTTTCAACTTTATCTGACTCTTGAGATCTTCCAAtagatttatgaaaaatagagattTAAAAATCTTTTAATCGGAGAATTAACGCTTGTGCCATCTAATGAAAAAAAAGGCACTCCATAGAACATTCATGGGTTCAATCAAATGGATTCAGATAAAAAAGCCAGCGAGAATAGGCTATTTTGAAAAATCATATAATAAAAACTGAAGGAATTGGAACCCTAGATCGGTGTGGGGTTTAAGGAGACAAGATGGAAACCGGTCCGAtcagggaaagaggaaggaaccTCGCATTGCTCGATGATTTTGGCCTCTGTGGCTCGAAAAGCGGACCGCCAGCTGCCGGCGTCTCGGAAGGCGAGGACGAAGGGTCCGGCAGAGGGGTCGTCGGAGGAGCCGGCCGGCACGGGACCTCTCAGGAGAGGGAGCGGTGGATCGAAGGGGACGACGGTGGCGGAGGCGGAGAGTTCCTCCAGATCGCTCCCCAGGATCGCCGCTTCCTCCTCCATTAGGGTTTTGCTGGGGGGGTTTAAATCGAATCCATTTGCTTGGGACTTGGTTGGGATTTTTTGACGTGCAGGGCCTCTAATGCAAGCCTTTACCTAGCAGCTACACCTATGCGACGGCGGTTAATGGGTGGTATGTTTAACAGAAAACCCCTTATACTTCTTAAAATAAATGATGGCCTCTATTGAATAAAATATTTCACCCATCTTTTATTTTCCATACGCATGAAGTAGCTACCATAAGACACAAAATTATACAAGATTATGTTTgaatattattcaaaaaaaataaattaaaaaaaatatcgtgCAAAATAACGCATCGATAATATTTAACTTTTCCATTTATCCTCTCATTGACAACTTGTACTTGATAGGACCGTAACTATTGATGAAATGATGAACTGAAAAGTTAGAGATTAGATTTTTACATTTCTGTCTGAGATTTTCATGTTGCCACAGCACTACACTTTCACGTAAGTTGCCATAGATAAAAAAAAGTCAGATTCCTCGAGAGCGCTAACTGGGTTACATGACTTGCATATGAGTCCCAATAGCCATTGTCTTGGCTTCCGTATTCGGCCACTCCAGGCCTCCCTCCCGATTGAAGATCATGaggacaaaaaaaataaaaaataaataaaaaaaatataaaaaaattaatataaaatctcAGCTCTTGATTTCTCTATTTAGCCGCTCCAAGCCACTCACTTAGATTGCGGCTCTTGAaaacgaaaaaaataaaagataaaaaaaatattaaaaaattaaggcAAAACCCCAGCTCTTGACTATTTTTTGTTTGGCTGCGAGCCTCACATAGATAAAAAAAAGTCAGATTCCTCGAGAGCCCCAATCGGTCAGAGAGCGCTAACTGGGTTACATGACTTGCATATAAGTCCCAATATAAAACCAAAGCCATTGTCCTGGCTTCCGTATTCGGCCACTCCTGGCCTCCCTCCCGATTGAAGCTCATGAggacagaaaaaataaaaaataaataaaaaaatataaaatctcagcTCTTGATTTTTCTATTTAATCGCTCCAAATCATCTATCAAGATTGCGactcttgaaaataaaaaaaataaaaaaattaaatcttcgattttttttttgtttaactgACATTGTTACTATCTAACAGTGAATAAAGTGATAATATTTCAgtcatttctaaaaaaaaaaataattgacctattaatatatgaactattttaaacttaaagacttgaactttagtttaaaagttctctcactattttatataaattgataacttctacctctaattcaagaaattacgttaattctttagcaggtactagaatccacacagactgcatttaggtccgagtgtggctcgaccaaccctaatgcatctatgggtaggttcctaattaattatttctctaaacaatttctagcaatcagattttgccctaGATATCTCTTTAGCATGCATGTGGCATCTCCACTAAAAAattcagttaggtccaaccattaacatgactacatcaagtgcatccagcaAACGAATATTCAGGTCCGAGTGTGCCACGACCAAtctgaccattgatctgaaggacacaacaagatggttatatgatgaataataatttcaatatccaatagacaccaagcgtgtggtgtctctaatgcctatttagaatattgaacGCATTATCATATACCTTAATGAGAGGTAATGATCTAATTATCCCCATAACTAActtattttatagatctaataatttagaagatttagttaatatattttataagacaTCAGTCGACCTGCAAGTCATAAATCTTCCCATTGATtttatcaagtcatgtaaaggactaAAGACTAGCTGGTCCAACTGGCAAGTCGTAAATTCTCCTACTGACTTTACCaaatcatgagaaggactagaaacaagtcgatcagtcacattgattaacTTTAacgatatgggtcaactcgagtcacttaATGATTTAATCAGTccaatgactcgggctcaaccactaagcaacaatcaaggtctatttggtttaatcaaagatatgcactcgaccttctacaactattgtgtttgatctaaattatctttgatctaatctaaattaactattggttagattttttactactctttttagtccattaagtatttgattctaaccttaggtctaacccaattaaaaggatttgatttgagctaacccatgccccatattttatgcaatatcattagatctttaatcataattttagatctaaaatatatttcttaattctcaattaagtatagcattaacataggttaaggttattaattgaaaccattttaattttgtaaaataattttatatcgttcttatgcaaaattttttattctgaaaactaGATCGACTCATCCCTTAACTGAGTTGACTCACTTCAGTAGATCGACTAAGTCTAGTACTTGGTTGATTAATTGATCATGAACAGTAATCATTACTATTTGATTTGAGAGAACTCGGTGGGATTAGTCAGCACTAAACTGACTAAACCAGAAGACTGGATCGACTTAATTCAAAATCGAGTCAGCTCAGTTGGCGTGCCAACAGGTATCATatagttttaaatctaaaaatttttgcataaactgaaataagatCAATCATAAtgaacttttagatcatatctaaatattttatgatttcaaattttatttttatgattaaaataatttttattatataaattagatattttacttttcatataactcaagctttgtatcacatacaacaaatcctaagatttcaacatctagagttttacagaaaagtaagttctttcttttgcattcttcttcatgggattaaatcacatggTATCCCAACACGCCATAAGCGCATCctatcgaatagaaagagagggcttttaaatcttttttgctcctatgactggatggcctgatgattaatccaatctaaatacttgctaatcggatcatctaatctactcacatatcatatatgcgaaaatttagatct
This genomic window from Elaeis guineensis isolate ETL-2024a chromosome 13, EG11, whole genome shotgun sequence contains:
- the LOC105056669 gene encoding uncharacterized protein, which codes for MEEEAAILGSDLEELSASATVVPFDPPLPLLRGPVPAGSSDDPSAGPFVLAFRDAGSWRSAFRATEAKIIEQCEAGARVGCSISASNKCKPPWWKTLFGVSAADFAEREKCEEREMASCLAASKEACIQFAKEKCVSPFRDARIASIDLKGNLQLDFGAPETAKNITEATCAEPKSSCFDRETSCDPAKFNLETTNYRGSILLEKSAVENR